From Burkholderia sp. WP9, a single genomic window includes:
- a CDS encoding sugar ABC transporter permease, whose protein sequence is MSRSASTRLQAPWLLIAPSLILALFIISYPIFNIVWQSLHEVSRFGAIRDFTGLQNFYTIFGDPAFLAAAKRTLVWTVCVVGGTVLISVPVALVLNQDFYGRGVARTIVMLPWSVSLTMTAVVWRWAFNDDYGMVNVTLQRLGLISGPIHWLATPELAFPVEIAVGILVSIPFTVTILLGGLSSVPGDIYEAARMDGASAWQQFRKLTMPLLRPFINMTILLNVIYVFNSFPIIWVMTQGGPDNSTHILVTYLYELGFRLGRPGEAAAVSLIMLVMLFVFSIAYLRLQPAKEGDPS, encoded by the coding sequence ATGAGCCGTTCCGCTTCTACGCGCCTGCAAGCGCCCTGGTTGCTGATAGCGCCGAGTCTGATATTGGCGCTTTTCATCATCAGCTATCCGATCTTCAATATCGTGTGGCAATCGCTTCACGAGGTCTCGCGCTTCGGCGCCATTCGCGATTTCACCGGCCTGCAGAATTTCTATACGATCTTCGGCGACCCTGCGTTTCTTGCCGCCGCCAAACGAACCCTCGTCTGGACCGTATGCGTGGTCGGTGGCACGGTGCTGATCTCGGTGCCGGTCGCACTGGTGCTGAATCAGGATTTCTATGGACGCGGCGTGGCGCGCACGATTGTGATGCTGCCCTGGTCCGTCTCGCTGACCATGACCGCCGTGGTCTGGCGCTGGGCCTTCAACGACGACTACGGCATGGTCAACGTCACGCTGCAACGGCTGGGATTGATCAGCGGTCCGATTCATTGGCTGGCTACGCCGGAACTCGCGTTTCCTGTCGAAATCGCGGTCGGCATACTGGTCTCGATCCCGTTTACGGTGACGATTCTGCTCGGCGGATTGTCGTCCGTGCCAGGCGATATTTATGAAGCCGCGCGCATGGACGGCGCGAGCGCCTGGCAGCAGTTTCGCAAACTCACCATGCCGCTGTTGCGGCCGTTCATCAACATGACGATTCTGTTGAATGTGATTTACGTGTTCAACTCTTTTCCGATCATCTGGGTGATGACGCAGGGCGGCCCCGACAACAGCACGCACATTCTCGTCACCTATCTCTACGAGCTTGGCTTCCGGCTCGGGCGTCCTGGCGAAGCGGCAGCCGTGTCGCTGATCATGCTCGTCATGCTGTTCGTATTCTCGATCGCCTATCTGCGCCTGCAGCCCGCGAAAGAAGGAGATCCGTCATGA
- a CDS encoding sugar ABC transporter substrate-binding protein, with product MSLHARASLALGKVAVALAFAGIAVAAHADTVRVTVAHYSDATAPYFEKMARNFEKANPGTTIKIEDVNWDTLQQKLQTDISGNANADLAIVGTRWLLDFVKDDVAEPLDGYMDASFKGRFIGPFLAPGEINGKVYGLPIAASARALYYNKDLLAKVGYPDGPKTWNDVIEASKKLKAQGIAGFGLQGKEIETDVYYYYALWTNGGDVVGKDNKAAFNSAAGIKAATLYKSMIDQGLTQPGVTGYSREDVQNLFKQGRVAMVISAPFLSKQIKKEAPNLKYGIDPIPMGTTHATYAVTDSIVMFKNSKVKKSAWKFLDYLFTKEPRVEFTTTEGFLPTTKAESTDPAFNDPDTKAFVALLPTARFAPTVTGWEDTAKAVTDAMQSIYLGKAKPADALNAAATQANKSLGH from the coding sequence ATGTCGTTGCATGCCCGTGCTTCCCTCGCGCTCGGCAAAGTTGCCGTGGCGCTCGCGTTCGCAGGTATCGCCGTCGCGGCTCACGCCGACACGGTCCGCGTGACCGTCGCCCACTACAGCGACGCGACCGCGCCGTACTTCGAAAAAATGGCCCGCAACTTCGAGAAGGCCAATCCCGGCACGACCATCAAGATCGAAGACGTGAACTGGGACACGCTGCAACAGAAGCTGCAAACAGACATTTCCGGCAACGCCAACGCCGACCTCGCGATCGTCGGCACGCGCTGGCTGCTCGACTTCGTGAAGGACGACGTCGCGGAACCGCTCGACGGCTACATGGATGCGAGCTTCAAGGGCCGCTTCATCGGTCCGTTCCTCGCACCGGGTGAAATCAATGGCAAGGTCTACGGCCTGCCGATCGCCGCTTCGGCGCGCGCGCTGTACTACAACAAGGACCTGCTCGCGAAGGTCGGCTATCCGGACGGCCCGAAGACCTGGAACGACGTGATCGAAGCGTCGAAGAAACTGAAGGCGCAGGGCATTGCCGGCTTCGGTCTGCAAGGCAAGGAAATCGAAACAGACGTCTACTATTACTACGCGCTGTGGACCAATGGCGGCGACGTGGTCGGCAAGGACAACAAGGCGGCGTTCAATTCGGCGGCCGGCATCAAGGCGGCCACGTTGTACAAGTCGATGATCGATCAAGGTCTGACGCAACCGGGTGTGACTGGCTATAGCCGCGAAGACGTGCAGAACCTCTTCAAGCAGGGCCGCGTTGCGATGGTGATTTCGGCGCCGTTCCTGTCGAAGCAGATCAAGAAGGAAGCGCCGAATCTGAAGTACGGCATCGATCCGATTCCGATGGGCACGACGCACGCTACGTACGCTGTCACCGACTCGATCGTGATGTTCAAGAACTCGAAGGTGAAGAAGTCGGCGTGGAAGTTCCTCGACTATCTGTTCACGAAGGAACCGCGCGTGGAGTTCACGACGACCGAGGGCTTCCTGCCGACCACCAAGGCTGAATCGACGGATCCGGCGTTCAACGATCCGGACACGAAGGCCTTCGTCGCCTTGCTGCCGACGGCCCGCTTCGCACCCACGGTGACGGGTTGGGAAGACACCGCGAAGGCCGTGACCGACGCAATGCAGTCGATTTACCTGGGCAAGGCGAAGCCGGCTGACGCATTGAATGCGGCGGCCACGCAGGCGAACAAGTCGCTCGGCCATTGA
- a CDS encoding SDR family oxidoreductase, with the protein MNRVVLVTGACGGIGSVLCKRFVEQGDTVLALDIDAAALGALTAQLGEAHVTPIAVDLGEAAAVQQAVAAAVKVRGPVDVLVANAGAAQGLTLATTDVASWQRDIHLNLNGTYHTVEAVRASMIERQRGALVLIGSVNGMAALGHPAYSAAKAGLISYTKALALELGRYGIRANIVCPGTVKTQAWQARVDKNPQVFEDLKKWYPLRDFATPDDIADAVLFLASPMARVITGVALPVDGGLMAGNRLMAEELTLESL; encoded by the coding sequence ATGAATCGTGTGGTGTTGGTAACGGGCGCTTGCGGCGGCATCGGCAGCGTGTTGTGCAAACGCTTCGTGGAACAGGGCGATACGGTGCTGGCGCTCGACATCGACGCCGCCGCGCTCGGCGCGTTGACCGCACAACTCGGCGAGGCGCATGTCACGCCGATTGCGGTCGACCTCGGCGAGGCCGCCGCAGTGCAGCAGGCGGTGGCCGCCGCGGTCAAGGTGCGGGGTCCGGTGGACGTGCTGGTCGCCAACGCGGGCGCGGCACAAGGTCTGACGCTTGCCACGACGGACGTTGCGAGCTGGCAGCGCGACATCCATCTGAATCTGAACGGCACGTATCACACGGTCGAAGCCGTGCGTGCGTCGATGATCGAGCGGCAGCGCGGCGCGCTGGTGCTGATCGGCTCGGTGAACGGCATGGCCGCGCTCGGTCATCCGGCTTACAGCGCGGCGAAGGCCGGGCTCATCAGCTATACGAAGGCGCTTGCGCTCGAACTCGGCCGTTACGGTATTCGCGCCAACATCGTGTGTCCGGGCACGGTGAAGACGCAGGCGTGGCAGGCGCGCGTCGACAAGAATCCGCAGGTCTTCGAGGATCTGAAAAAGTGGTACCCGTTGCGCGACTTCGCGACGCCCGACGACATTGCCGACGCGGTGCTGTTTCTCGCCTCGCCGATGGCGCGCGTGATTACCGGCGTCGCGTTGCCGGTGGACGGCGGCCTGATGGCCGGCAACCGTCTGATGGCGGAAGAACTGACGCTCGAATCACTGTGA
- the ugpC gene encoding sn-glycerol-3-phosphate ABC transporter ATP-binding protein UgpC: protein MAAVQLSGIFKRYGDTQVVHGIDLDIDDGEFVVLVGPSGCGKSTLMRMVAGLEEISGGDLMIGGTRANSLAPQQRNISMVFQSYALYPHLSVYENIAFGPRIRKESAASFKPRIEAAAKMLNLGSYLDRLPRALSGGQRQRVAMGRAVVREPSLFLFDEPLSNLDAKLRVQMRTEIKALHQRLKNTVIYVTHDQIEAMTMADRIVVMNAGRIEQIGRPLELYDHPANLFVASFLGSPSMNFAEGVIANRAQGQGLALKLTDGGEIVLEGAPASAVLGAKVTLGVRPEHIETMAPAPDATMEVEVVEPTGAETHLYGKIGGSTWCVTTRQRSKVEPGERVALRLPAEHIHLFDTESGRRLV, encoded by the coding sequence ATGGCAGCAGTGCAACTGAGCGGCATCTTCAAACGCTACGGCGACACGCAGGTGGTGCACGGCATCGATCTGGACATCGACGACGGCGAGTTCGTCGTGCTGGTCGGGCCGTCGGGCTGCGGCAAGAGCACGTTGATGCGCATGGTGGCGGGACTCGAAGAGATCAGTGGCGGCGATCTGATGATCGGCGGCACGCGCGCGAACAGCCTTGCGCCGCAGCAGCGCAATATCTCGATGGTGTTTCAGAGCTACGCGCTATATCCGCATCTGTCCGTCTACGAAAACATCGCGTTCGGGCCGCGGATTCGCAAGGAGTCGGCGGCGAGCTTCAAGCCGCGGATCGAGGCCGCTGCAAAAATGCTGAACCTGGGCAGTTATCTGGACCGTTTGCCGCGCGCGCTGTCGGGCGGCCAGCGGCAACGCGTGGCAATGGGCCGCGCCGTGGTGCGCGAGCCGTCGCTGTTTCTGTTCGACGAGCCGCTGTCCAATCTCGACGCCAAGCTGCGCGTGCAGATGCGCACGGAAATCAAGGCGCTTCATCAACGGCTGAAGAATACGGTGATCTACGTCACGCACGATCAGATCGAAGCGATGACCATGGCAGACCGCATCGTCGTGATGAACGCGGGGCGTATCGAGCAGATCGGCCGTCCGCTTGAGCTATACGATCATCCGGCCAATCTGTTCGTGGCGAGCTTTCTCGGTTCGCCGTCGATGAATTTTGCCGAAGGTGTGATCGCGAACCGCGCGCAAGGCCAGGGTCTCGCGCTGAAACTCACGGACGGCGGCGAGATCGTGCTGGAGGGCGCGCCCGCTTCGGCCGTGCTCGGCGCGAAGGTCACGCTCGGCGTGCGGCCGGAGCACATCGAGACGATGGCGCCGGCACCCGACGCGACGATGGAAGTCGAAGTGGTCGAGCCGACTGGCGCGGAAACGCACTTGTACGGGAAAATAGGCGGCAGCACGTGGTGCGTGACGACTCGTCAGCGCTCGAAAGTCGAGCCCGGCGAGCGCGTTGCGCTACGCCTGCCGGCCGAACATATTCACCTGTTCGATACGGAAAGTGGACGCAGGCTGGTCTGA
- a CDS encoding SIS domain-containing protein, whose translation MSAPNLIPHIRSALASLRPAERKVAEMVLNDVDFAMRASITELAQRAEVSEPSVTRFCRAIGAHGLRDFKMQLAQSVAGGVPYASTAVARDDDVQTLMEKVGEAAIDGIAHARGALDPAVVESAIAALSSARRVFFFGVGSGSGLVAQDAALRFLRLDIASTAFTDGHLQRLYAGLMEPGDVAFAISHSGRSVEVNESIQIAKERGATTIALTNVGSRLAWLVDIPLLLRVPSPIDPNTPGVSRLVHLCIMDALAIGVALKAGPNTLEKMRHAKARLASHEPEAAGD comes from the coding sequence GTGTCCGCACCGAACTTGATTCCCCACATTCGCAGCGCACTCGCCAGTTTGCGGCCCGCCGAGCGCAAGGTCGCCGAGATGGTGTTGAACGACGTCGACTTCGCGATGCGCGCGAGCATCACCGAACTTGCGCAGCGCGCCGAGGTGTCCGAGCCATCTGTGACGCGTTTTTGCCGCGCGATCGGTGCGCATGGCCTGCGCGACTTCAAGATGCAATTGGCGCAGAGCGTAGCGGGCGGCGTGCCGTACGCATCCACGGCGGTGGCGCGCGACGACGATGTGCAAACGCTCATGGAGAAGGTGGGCGAAGCGGCGATCGACGGTATCGCCCATGCGCGCGGCGCGCTGGATCCAGCAGTGGTCGAGAGTGCGATTGCGGCGTTGTCGAGCGCACGGCGGGTGTTTTTCTTCGGCGTCGGTTCGGGCTCGGGGCTGGTCGCGCAAGATGCGGCGTTGCGGTTTCTGCGGCTCGACATTGCGTCCACCGCATTTACGGATGGTCATCTCCAGCGTCTTTACGCGGGCCTCATGGAACCGGGCGACGTGGCCTTTGCGATTTCACATTCGGGCCGCAGCGTCGAAGTGAACGAGAGCATTCAGATCGCCAAGGAGCGTGGGGCGACGACGATTGCACTGACCAATGTCGGCTCGCGCCTCGCGTGGCTGGTCGATATTCCGCTGCTGCTGCGCGTGCCGAGTCCGATCGATCCGAATACGCCGGGCGTGTCGCGGCTCGTGCATCTTTGCATCATGGACGCGCTGGCGATCGGCGTCGCGCTCAAAGCAGGGCCGAATACGCTCGAAAAGATGCGGCATGCGAAGGCGAGGTTGGCCTCGCATGAGCCGGAGGCGGCGGGGGATTGA